A single window of Streptomyces sp. NBC_00464 DNA harbors:
- a CDS encoding transporter, protein MSVLDAPAASGTPAYRPAGGTELIPVLVRLKLALLRNGLRQSAGRRAVYIASVVATLLIALGQLIALIALRGHAHAGSLVVLLAAVLAAGWAVMPLFFAAGDETLDPSRLVMLPLRPRPLIAALLASSLVGIGPLFTLCLAAGSVIALAHGAGAVVFAVLAAPLTLLVCVALARAVATANTRLLTSRKGRDLAVLSGLVIAVGIQGVNFGVQRLGRAGGLSALDPAADVVRWLPPASAIGSVDSASQGAYGRATVQLLLAAAALVLLLVLWRRSLEKLMTAPDGSTLSAAEPARTKSGGEGSGFWGLFPEGRTGTVMQRSLRYVARDPKTKAAWVTALAIGLIVPLLNALQGTGSVYFACFGAGMLGIQMYNQFGQDTSAFWMVALTISSTRDAYLELRARALALLLITLPYTVLVTVLTAAVLGDWGALPGVMGLSLALLGAMLATGAVASANFPYSIPQDGAFKNVAPGQAGLAWISILGGMVSAALLCAPVIALTVWLHLADAEGPLWLLVPVGAAYGTLVAWAGLRVAAPRTADRLPEILTAVSKG, encoded by the coding sequence ATGAGCGTGCTCGACGCCCCGGCCGCCTCCGGAACCCCGGCCTACCGCCCGGCGGGTGGTACGGAACTGATCCCCGTCCTCGTACGCCTCAAGCTCGCCCTGCTCCGCAACGGGCTGCGGCAGTCGGCCGGCCGCCGGGCCGTGTACATCGCCTCCGTCGTCGCCACCCTGCTGATCGCCCTGGGCCAGCTGATCGCGCTGATCGCGCTGCGCGGCCACGCCCACGCGGGCTCCCTCGTCGTGCTGCTGGCCGCGGTTCTGGCGGCCGGCTGGGCCGTGATGCCGCTCTTCTTCGCCGCCGGCGACGAGACCCTCGACCCGAGCCGCCTCGTGATGCTGCCGCTGCGGCCCCGGCCGCTGATCGCCGCACTCCTGGCGTCCTCGCTGGTCGGCATCGGTCCGCTGTTCACGCTCTGCCTGGCGGCCGGTTCCGTGATCGCGCTGGCGCACGGGGCGGGTGCGGTGGTGTTCGCCGTCCTGGCGGCCCCGCTGACCCTGCTGGTCTGCGTCGCGCTGGCACGGGCCGTGGCCACGGCCAACACCCGGCTGCTGACCTCCCGCAAGGGCCGCGATCTGGCGGTGCTCAGCGGGCTGGTGATCGCGGTCGGGATCCAGGGCGTCAACTTCGGCGTGCAGCGGCTCGGCCGGGCCGGCGGCCTCTCCGCACTCGACCCGGCGGCGGACGTGGTGCGCTGGCTGCCGCCCGCCTCGGCGATCGGCTCCGTGGACTCGGCGTCCCAGGGGGCGTACGGACGGGCCACCGTGCAACTGCTCCTCGCCGCGGCCGCGCTGGTCCTGCTGCTGGTGCTGTGGCGGCGCAGCCTGGAGAAGCTGATGACGGCGCCGGACGGCTCGACGCTCTCCGCCGCCGAACCGGCCCGCACGAAGTCCGGCGGGGAAGGATCCGGCTTCTGGGGACTGTTCCCCGAGGGACGCACGGGCACGGTGATGCAGCGCAGCCTGCGGTACGTCGCACGGGACCCGAAGACCAAGGCCGCCTGGGTGACGGCGCTGGCGATCGGGCTGATCGTGCCGCTGCTCAACGCCCTGCAGGGCACGGGGTCGGTCTACTTCGCGTGCTTCGGCGCCGGGATGCTCGGCATCCAGATGTACAACCAGTTCGGTCAGGACACCTCGGCGTTCTGGATGGTGGCGCTGACGATCTCCTCGACCCGTGACGCGTACCTCGAACTGCGGGCGCGGGCACTGGCTCTGCTGCTGATCACCCTCCCGTACACGGTCCTGGTCACGGTGCTGACCGCGGCGGTGCTCGGTGACTGGGGGGCGCTGCCCGGGGTCATGGGGCTCTCGCTCGCCCTGCTGGGCGCGATGCTGGCGACGGGTGCGGTGGCCTCGGCGAACTTCCCGTACTCGATCCCGCAGGACGGCGCGTTCAAGAACGTGGCGCCCGGACAGGCCGGGCTCGCCTGGATCTCCATCCTCGGCGGCATGGTCTCGGCCGCACTGCTGTGCGCCCCCGTGATCGCTCTGACGGTCTGGCTGCATCTCGCCGACGCCGAGGGCCCGCTGTGGCTCCTGGTGCCGGTGGGTGCCGCGTACGGGACGCTGGTCGCCTGGGCCGGGCTGCGGGTCGCCGCGCCGCGCACGGCGGACCGGCTGCCCGAGATCCTGACGGCGGTCAGCAAGGGGTGA
- a CDS encoding alpha/beta fold hydrolase: MVRRIDVTGTDGVRLAAWEFADPPKGRAETDRAGGVLLLHGLMGRASHWASTTRWLAERHRAVGLDQRGHGRSEKPADGPYTREAYVADAEAAIEQLGLAPVTLVGHSMGALTAWQLAAKRPDLVRALVICDMRASALGAASQREWEDWFNSWPVPFATLSDVRKWFGEDDPWVERPNPARGEFFAEVMAERADGWRPVFSRRQMLTSRATWVFDAHWEELAQVRCPTLVLRGLDGELGRAEAQEMVRVLPRGQYAEVADAGHLVHYDRPEGWRAAVEPFLEQLAEDAEDDREPVAP; encoded by the coding sequence ATGGTGCGGCGCATCGATGTGACCGGAACCGACGGCGTACGCCTCGCGGCCTGGGAGTTCGCCGACCCGCCCAAGGGGCGCGCGGAGACCGACCGCGCGGGGGGCGTCTTACTGCTCCACGGACTGATGGGCCGGGCCTCGCACTGGGCCTCCACCACCCGCTGGCTCGCCGAGCGGCACCGGGCGGTCGGCCTCGACCAGCGCGGGCACGGCCGCAGCGAGAAGCCGGCCGACGGGCCGTACACCCGCGAGGCGTACGTCGCCGACGCCGAGGCCGCGATCGAACAGCTCGGCCTCGCCCCCGTCACCCTCGTCGGGCACTCGATGGGAGCGCTCACCGCCTGGCAGCTCGCCGCGAAGCGCCCCGATCTCGTCCGGGCCCTGGTCATCTGCGACATGCGGGCCTCCGCGCTCGGGGCGGCCTCGCAGCGGGAGTGGGAGGACTGGTTCAACTCCTGGCCGGTTCCGTTCGCCACCCTGTCCGACGTACGGAAGTGGTTCGGCGAGGACGACCCCTGGGTGGAGCGCCCCAACCCGGCCCGCGGCGAGTTCTTCGCCGAGGTGATGGCCGAGCGCGCAGACGGCTGGCGGCCCGTCTTCTCCCGCCGGCAGATGCTCACCTCCCGCGCCACCTGGGTCTTCGACGCGCACTGGGAGGAGCTGGCGCAGGTCAGGTGCCCGACCCTGGTGCTCCGCGGTCTGGACGGAGAGCTGGGCCGGGCGGAGGCCCAGGAGATGGTCCGGGTGCTGCCCCGCGGGCAGTATGCGGAGGTGGCCGACGCCGGCCATCTCGTCCACTACGACCGGCCCGAGGGCTGGCGCGCCGCGGTCGAACCCTTCCTGGAGCAGCTCGCCGAGGACGCCGAGGACGACCGGGAGCCGGTGGCTCCGTAA
- a CDS encoding metal-dependent transcriptional regulator — translation MSGLIDTTEMYLRTILELEEEGVVPMRARIAERLDQSGPTVSQTVARMERDGLVQVAGDRHLELTEEGRRLATRVMRKHRLAECLLVDVIGLEWEQVHAEACRWEHVMSEAVERRVLELLRHPTESPYGNPIPGLEELGEKAEADPFLDEGMVSLSELDPGADGKTVVVRRIGEPIQTDAQLMYTLRRAGVQPGSVVSVTQSAGGVLVGSSGEAAELNAEVASHVFVAKR, via the coding sequence ATGTCCGGACTGATCGACACAACGGAGATGTATCTCCGCACCATCCTCGAACTCGAAGAGGAAGGCGTGGTCCCCATGCGCGCCCGGATCGCTGAACGGCTGGACCAGAGCGGTCCGACCGTCAGCCAGACGGTGGCGCGGATGGAGCGCGACGGCCTGGTACAGGTCGCCGGGGACCGGCACCTGGAGCTGACGGAGGAGGGGCGCCGGCTGGCGACCCGCGTGATGCGCAAGCACCGGCTCGCCGAGTGCCTGCTCGTCGACGTGATCGGCCTGGAGTGGGAGCAGGTCCACGCCGAGGCGTGCCGTTGGGAACATGTGATGAGCGAGGCCGTGGAGCGGCGGGTGCTGGAGCTGCTGCGCCACCCGACGGAGTCTCCGTACGGGAATCCCATCCCGGGCCTGGAGGAGCTGGGCGAGAAGGCCGAGGCCGACCCGTTCCTCGACGAGGGCATGGTCAGCCTGTCGGAGCTCGACCCGGGCGCCGACGGCAAGACGGTGGTGGTCCGGCGGATCGGTGAGCCGATCCAGACGGACGCCCAGCTGATGTACACGCTGCGTCGGGCGGGCGTGCAGCCCGGTTCCGTGGTCAGCGTGACCCAGTCGGCCGGCGGGGTGCTGGTCGGCAGCAGCGGCGAGGCGGCGGAGCTGAACGCGGAGGTCGCTTCGCACGTGTTCGTGGCGAAGCGCTGA
- a CDS encoding SIS domain-containing protein has translation MSESKLAGQFLDAAIGLLERVRDEESGSIAAAGDAIADTVVAGGRLFAFGAGHSSLAAQDVVYRAGGLALMNVLAVPGTLGVDVMPATLGSALERVDGLAGAVLDSSPAKAGDVLVIISLSGRNALPVEMALNARALGLKVIGVTSVAYAEGTRSRHVSGGFLRDHCDIVLDSKISIGDAELDVDGIEAPFAPASTVVTSAIMQAMMAAAAERLLELGVEPPLLRSGNVDGGHEWNGRVMAEYADRIFYRH, from the coding sequence ATGAGCGAAAGCAAGCTGGCCGGTCAGTTCCTCGACGCAGCGATCGGCCTGCTGGAGCGCGTGCGCGACGAGGAGTCGGGCTCCATCGCGGCGGCCGGTGACGCGATCGCCGACACCGTCGTCGCGGGCGGCAGGCTCTTCGCCTTCGGCGCCGGGCACTCCTCGCTGGCCGCCCAGGACGTCGTCTACCGCGCCGGCGGACTCGCCCTCATGAACGTGCTGGCCGTCCCCGGCACCCTCGGCGTCGACGTCATGCCGGCGACCCTCGGCTCGGCCCTGGAGCGGGTCGACGGCCTCGCGGGCGCGGTGCTCGACTCCAGCCCCGCGAAGGCGGGCGACGTCCTCGTGATCATCTCGCTCTCCGGGCGCAACGCCCTGCCGGTGGAGATGGCGCTGAACGCGCGTGCGCTCGGCCTGAAGGTCATCGGCGTCACCTCGGTCGCGTACGCGGAAGGCACCCGGTCCCGGCACGTCTCGGGCGGATTCCTGCGGGACCACTGCGACATCGTCCTGGACAGCAAGATCTCCATCGGCGACGCGGAGCTGGACGTCGACGGCATCGAGGCACCGTTCGCCCCCGCGTCGACGGTGGTCACCAGCGCGATCATGCAGGCGATGATGGCCGCCGCGGCGGAACGGCTGCTGGAGCTTGGCGTCGAGCCGCCGCTGCTGCGGTCGGGCAACGTCGACGGGGGCCACGAGTGGAACGGCCGCGTGATGGCGGAGTACGCGGACCGGATCTTCTACCGGCACTGA
- a CDS encoding PAS domain-containing protein: MSASTTSGTTDALGPEPIPGAELLAALLDGMDAALCAFDADGTVTHWNREAERILGWSAEEAVGRPGFAGWAVRRADAGEVQGRLMAVMDGAGRQVHEFALLRKDGGRVLVRTQSAGVRSAEGKPAGVYCAFSEVHAQIDLERSIALSEALFEDASWGVVLVDVDLRPTVVNAHAARALGGGRTTLLGRPLGELIVQGVEDLEGALQHVLAEGAPSAPAELWVTLRTGDGDRRRCWRSGFLRLASPLAEEPVPLGVGWLFQDVTAAKLAAQDADRVRFRSNQLHRASRSAAECEDPMEAATSSLDYALAGFADHALIDLVVGGRLVRAAGTPSDEPGPCLPVAGGGIPLRYAPGHPALQAVDRTGSVRASAGAGSAQAAGEWAAERRWPADSVHALCVVLRSRGRTLGVVTFLRSSHRAAFERPDAAYAESVADRVAASVDLGQAVNAGPPGD; the protein is encoded by the coding sequence ATGAGTGCTTCCACGACCAGCGGAACGACCGATGCTCTCGGTCCCGAGCCGATTCCCGGGGCGGAGCTGCTGGCGGCTCTCCTCGACGGGATGGACGCCGCGCTGTGCGCCTTCGACGCCGACGGCACCGTCACCCACTGGAACCGCGAGGCCGAGCGGATCCTCGGCTGGTCGGCCGAGGAGGCCGTCGGCCGGCCCGGGTTCGCCGGGTGGGCCGTGCGGCGGGCGGACGCGGGTGAGGTGCAGGGGCGGCTGATGGCCGTCATGGACGGGGCCGGCCGGCAGGTGCACGAGTTCGCGCTGCTGCGCAAGGACGGCGGGCGGGTGCTCGTGCGGACCCAGTCGGCCGGGGTGCGGAGCGCGGAGGGGAAGCCCGCCGGGGTGTACTGCGCGTTCAGCGAGGTCCATGCGCAGATCGATCTGGAGCGGTCCATCGCGCTGAGCGAGGCGCTGTTCGAGGACGCGTCGTGGGGCGTGGTCCTCGTGGACGTGGACCTGCGGCCGACCGTCGTCAACGCGCACGCGGCCCGCGCGCTGGGCGGCGGTCGTACGACGCTGCTGGGCCGGCCCCTCGGGGAGCTGATCGTGCAGGGCGTCGAGGACCTGGAGGGCGCCCTCCAGCACGTGCTGGCCGAGGGCGCGCCGTCCGCCCCCGCCGAGCTGTGGGTGACGCTGCGCACGGGCGACGGCGACCGGCGGCGCTGCTGGCGCAGTGGATTCCTCCGGCTGGCCTCGCCGCTCGCGGAGGAGCCGGTGCCGCTGGGTGTCGGCTGGCTGTTCCAGGACGTGACGGCGGCGAAGCTGGCGGCCCAGGACGCGGACCGGGTGCGCTTCCGGTCGAACCAGCTGCACCGGGCCTCACGCTCGGCCGCCGAGTGCGAGGACCCGATGGAGGCGGCCACGTCGTCGCTGGACTACGCGCTCGCGGGGTTCGCCGACCATGCGCTGATCGACCTGGTGGTGGGCGGGCGGCTGGTGCGCGCCGCGGGAACGCCGTCCGACGAGCCGGGTCCCTGCCTGCCGGTGGCCGGGGGCGGCATCCCGTTGCGGTACGCGCCGGGGCACCCGGCCCTGCAGGCGGTGGACCGTACGGGGTCGGTGCGGGCCTCGGCAGGGGCCGGTTCGGCGCAGGCGGCGGGGGAGTGGGCTGCGGAGCGCCGGTGGCCGGCCGATTCGGTGCACGCGCTGTGCGTGGTGCTGCGGAGCCGGGGGCGGACGCTGGGCGTGGTGACGTTCCTGCGCTCGTCGCACCGGGCCGCGTTCGAGCGCCCGGACGCGGCGTATGCGGAGAGCGTGGCGGACCGGGTGGCGGCGTCGGTGGACCTGGGGCAGGCGGTGAACGCCGGCCCGCCCGGCGATTGA